The Serratia rhizosphaerae genome has a segment encoding these proteins:
- a CDS encoding YaeQ family protein encodes MALKATIYKATVNIADMDRHFYHDAALTLAQHPSETEQRMMLRLLAWICHADERLTFTKGLSADDEPELWQRNDHNGLELWIELGLPDEKRLKKACNQSPHVVLYAYGERAAQVWWQSMQSKTAAYRNLSIRFLNDEQLARLAALANRNMTLQATLQDGTIWLSDAQSSLEIQFAEWQRAGE; translated from the coding sequence ATGGCACTGAAAGCGACAATTTATAAAGCCACGGTCAATATTGCGGATATGGATAGACACTTCTATCACGACGCCGCGCTTACCCTTGCTCAACACCCCTCGGAAACCGAGCAGCGCATGATGCTGCGCCTGCTGGCGTGGATTTGCCATGCCGATGAGCGCCTGACGTTTACCAAAGGGCTAAGCGCCGATGACGAGCCGGAACTCTGGCAGCGCAATGACCACAACGGCCTGGAGCTGTGGATTGAACTGGGGCTGCCGGATGAAAAGCGGCTGAAAAAGGCCTGCAACCAGTCGCCGCACGTGGTGCTGTATGCCTACGGCGAGCGCGCTGCACAGGTCTGGTGGCAGTCGATGCAGAGTAAGACGGCTGCTTACCGCAACCTCAGCATTCGCTTTTTAAATGACGAGCAACTGGCTCGGCTGGCGGCGCTGGCCAACCGCAATATGACGCTGCAGGCGACATTGCAGGACGGAACTATTTGGTTGTCCGATGCTCAGAGTAGTCTGGAAATCCAGTTTGCCGAATGGCAGCGGGCCGGAGAGTAA